CCGATACGCCGCGATGTTCCGCGGAGCGGGCTCGGCGCCGTACTCGGTCTCGTAGCTGACTGCCCCCAGCCGACTGCCCCGCAGCGTCCTGTCTGCCATGATGGGCACCTCCTGGAATGGCTTGCACTCGTCCCAACGAACGGGGTTGAGTGATGATTCCCCGATCGTCCCCCGGGTAACCCGCGAGCCGGGTGCGTGGCTCAGGGCGGTGTCAGGCCGCCGGAGAGGCAGACCGACGTGCACCTGCGCCCCCGCCACAGCTCCGCGAGTGCCGAGGTCCTCCTACCTTCGACCGGGTCGGGCTCGCGCATGAGGGATTTGCTCGAACCGCGCACCCTCGCCCGGCTCATCGGGACGGGACGGGTGCTGCTCGGCGGCGCGTTCCTGGCCGCACCGGTCGGCTCGACCCGGGCGCTCGGCCTGGACTCGGCGACCGCCAAGCGGGTGAGCTTCCTGGCCCGGATGATAGCCGCGCGCGACGTGGCGATCGGGGCCGGTACGGCGGCGGCAGCGGGCCAGGGCGGGCGTCCCGGCGGTTGGCTGCTCGCCGGCGCGTTCGCCGACGCGGCCGACGCAGTCGTCATCGCCGGCGCGCTCAAGAGCGGGCGGGCGAGCGGTCCGGTCGCCGCCGGCGTGGCTGGGGGAGCGGTGGCGTTGGCCGCGGTCGCCGTTGTGGGCGGCGCGACCGCGCTCAGACGTCGAGGCTGAGCTGGCCGCGGCCGGCGTCGCCGCCGAGTTCGCCACGCCGGTGATGCATCCGGCACAGCACCTGGTAGTGCACGGTGGTGTCGCTGTCGCTGCCGGCCGCGGTGTCCGCGACGAGCACGGTGTCGCCGGAACGGACCACCCGTCCGTCGACGACGCGCGCGTTCAACATGCCCGGCCGGCCACACCAGCACAGCACCTCGACATGGACCGGCACGACCTCGTCGGCGAGCTCCATCAGACGCTTGGCGCCCGGCAGCAGCAGTGTGCGGAAGTCGGTGGACAGGCCGAAGCAGTAGACGTCGACGTGCCAGTCGTCGACCAGCTCGGCGAGTTGATCGACGTGCTGGGGTTCGAGGAAGCCCGCCTCATCCACGATCAGGTAGTCCACGGCGCGGCCGGCCGCCCACTCGCCGCGCACGAGCAGCCGGATGTCGGTGTCGTCCTTCAGCTCGAGCGCAGCGCGCGCCAGCCCGACCCGGGTGGTGATCTTCGGCGCGCCGGAACGGTCGTAGCGGACCAGCAGTAGCCCGTGCCGGCCCTGCCGCGCGTGGTTGTGGTCGATCTGCAGGGCCAGGGTGGACTTGCCGCAGTCCATCGGGCCGTGGAAGAACATCAGCCGGGCCGGCATCGGCAGTGCGCGCCGGTTCCCTGCGGCCGGCACGGACGCGAGCGCGCCGGACGGGGACTCGGGCTCGGGCACCCCGCGAGGCTACCGGGACGCGGGCCGGTCAGCGGGGCCAGGCCCCGCGCGCCGCCAGCACCTCGCGCAGCACATCCGCGCGATCGGTCATGATCCCGTCGACGCCGAGGTCGAGGGCGCGCTCCATGTCGGCGCGCGCGTTGACCGTCCACACGTGCACCTGCAACCCGAGGTTGTGGGCGATGTCCAGGTAGCGGGCGTCCACCAGGTCGAACCGGCCGATCCGGAACGGCACCTGCGCGCACTGGCCGGCCGGCGCTCGGCGCGGCCGGCCGGGCAGCCTGAGCCGCAGCGCCTCGAGCGGCCCGAGCGAGGTACACGCGGACGGCCCGAGCGCTGCCCGGATGGCGGCCACCCGGTCGTCGGCGAACGCGCCGACGCATACCCGCTCGATCGCGCGGCTCTGCCGGATGACGTCGATGGCGGCCCCGAGCGAGTGGTCGTCCTTCACGTCGATGTTGACCTGCACGTGCGGCCAGGCGGACAGCAGTTCGGCGAGCAGCGGGATCGGCTCGCGTCCGGCGATGCGCGCGGAACGGACGTCGGACCAGGGCAGTGCCCGGATCCGGCCGGAGCGATCTGTCGTTCGGTCCAGGGACGCGTCGTGGAACGCCAGCGCGACTCCGTCCGCGGTCACGCGGACGTCGGTCTCGAGGTAGCGGTAGCCGAGCGCGACCGCGCGCTCGAAGGCGGCCATCGAGTTCTCGTCGCCGTCGCGCGCGAAGCCGCGATGGGCGAAGGCAAGCGGCGTCGGGCCGTCGAGGAACGCCATGATCGCCCTATCCTGCCGGACCGGCGCCGGCCGCGCCGATCAGCCGGCGAAGCGCTCCGGGGCCCGGGGCGAGCCCGCGGTGGGTCCCGTCGACCACGTCAAGGGTGACAGTGTGTGGATGGGACGGGCGCGCCTCACCCCAGCGTGGCAGCGGTGACGTAGTACTTGCCGTCTGCCTCCTTGGTGGTGGTGACCTTGAGCTTGCCGTGTCCACCTACCTCGGTGAACGTGAAGGTTCCGCTTGCCCCGGTGTCGCTGTGGTCGTCGGCCGGTTTCTGGAACGCCCGCCCGGACAGCGACGCGGTCGTCGCCGGATCGACGGTGCCGGGGTAGACGCAGTCCTGCGCGTCCTGCGCCTGCTCGAGCGCGAGGGCGCCGACGAAGATGAACGCCGGGATCTCGGCGTCGGCCGCGCTCGGGCAACTGCTCGCCGGCGCGCCACCGTCCGTCGGCAGCCCGTCAGCCGACGGCGCTGACTCGCTGCCCGCAGGCGCGGCGCCGGTCGCGGTGGCCGTCGCGGTGCTGGCCTCGGTGATGGCGGCGGTGATGGCGGCGGTGACCACCCCTGGCGGCCGCAGCGGCTCCGTTCGCGCGGCGGTGCGCGGTGTGCCGGTGGCGACCCGCGAGCCGGACTGTCTCGACAGGGCGTAGCCGCCTACCGCGAGCGCCGCCGCGAGCAGCACGCTGAGCGCGACCAGCCGGCCCTGACCCGCGCGCGATCGGTCCTGCGTCATGCTGACCCCCCGAACCGCTGCGCCCGACAGCCCCCGACAGGCCGGGCGAGCGACCCAGATCCTGCCATGGGTGCACCGTGATGGGGAGCCTTGCTGGCGCAAGCGGTGAATCCGTGTTTCACTCCTTGGTGTGGCCTACCGGCGCACCCCTCGTATCCAGGCCCGGCTCGATGCCCAACGACAGGGCATCGTGCGGGCCGCGACCGCGCTGGTGTCCGAGTCGGGCTACGCCGCCTGCTCCATCGCCCGCGTCGCAGCGCGCGCTGGGGTCGCACCCGGCACGGTCTACAACCACTTCGCGAGCAAGGGCGACGTGCTGGCCGACGTCTTCCGTGCCGTCGTGACCCAGGAGGTCGCCGCGGTGCGCACCGCGGTCACGAGCGGGACGGCGGCCGAGCGGATCGCGGCCGTGATCGAGACCTTCGCCGGGCGCGCGCTGAAAGCCCCCCGGCTCGCGTACGCGCTGCTGGCCGAACCGGTCGACGCACGGATCGAGGCGCTGCGGCTGCAGTTCCGCCAGGCGTTCTGCGACATCGTCGCCGACGCCGTGGCCGACGGCGTGGCGCAGGGGCAACTGCCGCCGCAGAACCCGGCGGTGACCGCAGCGGCGCTCGTGGGCGCGATCGGCGAGGTGCTGGTCGGCCCGCTCGACACCGGCGCCGCCGAGCCGGACACCGTCCCCACCCTGATCGGATTCGCACTGCGCGGGATCGGAGCCCTCGATGACACACACGCATGAGGTGAGCAACCAGGTGCCACCGCACACCGGTCGCGACATCGCGGCCCATCCGGCCCTGTTCGAGGGGCTGCACCGGGAGGGGGCCGGCTGGGCCGAGAGCGAGGTGCGCGCGCTCGGCGCCCTGGCGAACAGCGAGCCCGCGCAGGAGTGGGGCCGGCTGGCCAACGAGCATCCGCCGGTGCTGCGCACCCACGACCGGTTCGGCAACCGCATCGACGAGGTCGACTACCTGCCGCAGTACCACGAACTGATGCGCACCGCGGTCGAGCACGGGCTGCACGGCGCCCCATGGGCAGATGAGCGGGCCGGCGCTCACGTCGCGCGGGCCGCCAAGGTGATGGCCTGGGGGGTGGCCGACGCGGGCCACCTGTGCCCGATCTCGATGACCTACGCGGTCGTGCCGGCCCTGCGCGCGACGCCTGAACTCTCCGCCCGGTACGAGCCGCTGCTGACCAACCGCGTCTACGACCACGGGCTGCGCCCGCCGCTCGGCAAGGGCGGGCTGATCGCCGGCATGTCGATGACCGAGAAGCAGGGCGGCTCGGACGTGCGCGCCAACACCACCCGCGCGGTACCGCAGCCCGACGGCAGCTATCGGCTGACCGGACACAAGTGGTTCACCTCCGCCCCGATGTCCGACCTGTTCCTCACCCTTGCGCAGACCGACGGCGGCCTGTCCTGCTTCCTGGTGCCCCGCGTGCTGCCGGACGGCGCGCGCAACGCGTTCTTCCTGCAGCGGCTCAAGGACAAGCTCGGCAACAAATCCAACGCCTCGGCCGAGATCGAGTATGCGGACGCCGTCGGGTGGCTGGTCGGACCGCAGGGCCGCGGCGTGCGCACCATCATCGAGATGGTCAACATGACCCGGCTGGACTGCGCGCTGATGGCGGCCTCGGGCATGCGCATCGGTGTGGCCAATGCGGTCCACCACGCGACCCACCGCAGCGTGTTCGGCGCCCGGCTGCTCGAACAGCCCGCGATGGTCAACGTGCTTGCCGATCTCGCGATCGAGTCCGAGGCCGCGACCACGGTCGTGCTGCGGCTGGCCGGGGCCGTCGACCGTGCGATCCGTGGCGACTCCCAGGAGGCCGCCGTCCGTCGCGTCGGCCTGGCCGTCACGAAGTACTGGCTGTGCAAGCGCTGGTCCGCCCATGCGGCTGAGTCGCTCGAGTGCCTCGGCGGCAACGGCTACGTCGAGGAGTCCGGTCTACCCCGGCTGTACCGCGAAGCGCCGCTGGTGTCGATCTGGGAGGGCTCGGGAAACGTCGCCGCGCTGGACACGCTGCGTGCCATGGTGCGCGAGCCGGACACGATCGAGGCGTTCTTCGGCGAACTGGAGCTGGCCGCCGGGACGGACGCCCGTTACGACGACGCGCTGGCCCTGCTGCGCAAGGAGTTCGCGGACACCGATGACCTGCAGTATCGCGCACGGCACGTCGTCGAGCGGATGGCCTTGCTGCTGCAGGGTGGGCTGCTGCTGCGGCATGGCGACCCGGCGGTAGCCGATGCGTTCGCCGCTTCTCGGCTTGCGGGGGACTGGGGCGTCGCATTCGGCACGCTGCCGCGCGGTCTTGACACCGGGCGTGTGCTCGCTCGGGCACGCGTCGCTGACTGAAGCTTCGCCCCTTATCGGGAACGGTTTTCATATCGAGTATTGTTCGCGGCATGGCTGTGCTGCTCGCGCTCGGATCGCTGCTCTCGACCCTGCTCGGCGGTGTGCTCGCCATGCGGGCGCGCGACAAGCTGCACCTGATCCTCGGCCTGGCCGCAGGCGTGATGCTCGGGGTGGTGGGCTTCGACCTGCTGCCGGAGGCGATGGAGCTGTCCGACCAGGTCGTCTTCGGGGTGCCCGCCGTGATGCTCACGACGATCGGCGGCTTCTTCACGATCCACCTGATCGAGCGGTCGATGGCCATTCACCGGGCGCACGAGGGGGAGTTCGGCGGCCATCACCACGGCCTGGAATCCGTCGGCCTCCTCGCGGGGGGCGGCCTGGTCGCGCACAGCTTCCTGGACGGCGTCGGCATCGGGCTGGGCTATCAGGCCGGTGCCGCGGTGGGTCTGGCGGTGGCCATCGCCGTCATCGGCCACGACTTCGCCGACGGCTTCAACACCTTCACCATCACGACGTTGTACGGCAATGCGCGCCGACGCGCCCTGATCCTGCTCGGGCTGGACGCGCTCGCGCCGGTCGTCGGCGCCGCTGCGGGGATGGTGCTGCCGATCCCGCAGAGCGCGATCGGGCTCTACCTCGGCTACTTCGCCGGCTTCTTGCTGTACCTGGCTACGGCGGACATCCTGCCTGAGGCCCACGCGCGCCACCCGTCCCGCTTGACGCTGGCCTGCACGGTGGGCGGCGCGGCGTTCATGTGGCTCGTCGTCGGCCTGAGTCAGTAGGCGGGCGCCACCCCGGTTGCCGGCGTCCGCCGGCGATCAGCTGGCGCGGCGGTGCGGGGAGGCCAGCAGCAGGTCGCTGCGGCGCGCGGCGCAGCTCTGCCCGTCCGGCAGCAGTTCGCCGAAGTCCTCGAACAGGACGACGCCGTTGCACAGCAGGCTCCAGCCCTGTTCGGGGTGGGCTGCCACGACGTGCGCGGCATCACGGTCCGTGGCGTCGGCGGTGGGGCACGGCGGGGTGTGCCGGCAGTGGGGCGGAGCCGGGATTGCCGACTCACTGTGCGTGGTCATTTCGGTGTCCTGTAATCGCTTCCGGTAGAGAGCTACGTCACAAGTGTGCGCCCTGGCGCGATCTTGTCCAGTAGCCACGCGGGCCTGTGGACAGTAGTTCGGGACAAACCCGGACAGGTCTGTGTGGTTTTCGTTAGATCGTTATGTTCTTGTTATGAACAAATTGTCT
This genomic stretch from Jatrophihabitans cynanchi harbors:
- a CDS encoding DUF5999 family protein; the encoded protein is MTTHSESAIPAPPHCRHTPPCPTADATDRDAAHVVAAHPEQGWSLLCNGVVLFEDFGELLPDGQSCAARRSDLLLASPHRRAS
- a CDS encoding ZIP family metal transporter encodes the protein MAVLLALGSLLSTLLGGVLAMRARDKLHLILGLAAGVMLGVVGFDLLPEAMELSDQVVFGVPAVMLTTIGGFFTIHLIERSMAIHRAHEGEFGGHHHGLESVGLLAGGGLVAHSFLDGVGIGLGYQAGAAVGLAVAIAVIGHDFADGFNTFTITTLYGNARRRALILLGLDALAPVVGAAAGMVLPIPQSAIGLYLGYFAGFLLYLATADILPEAHARHPSRLTLACTVGGAAFMWLVVGLSQ
- a CDS encoding TetR/AcrR family transcriptional regulator; this translates as MAYRRTPRIQARLDAQRQGIVRAATALVSESGYAACSIARVAARAGVAPGTVYNHFASKGDVLADVFRAVVTQEVAAVRTAVTSGTAAERIAAVIETFAGRALKAPRLAYALLAEPVDARIEALRLQFRQAFCDIVADAVADGVAQGQLPPQNPAVTAAALVGAIGEVLVGPLDTGAAEPDTVPTLIGFALRGIGALDDTHA
- a CDS encoding glycerophosphodiester phosphodiesterase family protein, translating into MAFLDGPTPLAFAHRGFARDGDENSMAAFERAVALGYRYLETDVRVTADGVALAFHDASLDRTTDRSGRIRALPWSDVRSARIAGREPIPLLAELLSAWPHVQVNIDVKDDHSLGAAIDVIRQSRAIERVCVGAFADDRVAAIRAALGPSACTSLGPLEALRLRLPGRPRRAPAGQCAQVPFRIGRFDLVDARYLDIAHNLGLQVHVWTVNARADMERALDLGVDGIMTDRADVLREVLAARGAWPR
- a CDS encoding thymidine kinase, with the translated sequence MPEPESPSGALASVPAAGNRRALPMPARLMFFHGPMDCGKSTLALQIDHNHARQGRHGLLLVRYDRSGAPKITTRVGLARAALELKDDTDIRLLVRGEWAAGRAVDYLIVDEAGFLEPQHVDQLAELVDDWHVDVYCFGLSTDFRTLLLPGAKRLMELADEVVPVHVEVLCWCGRPGMLNARVVDGRVVRSGDTVLVADTAAGSDSDTTVHYQVLCRMHHRRGELGGDAGRGQLSLDV
- a CDS encoding acyl-CoA dehydrogenase family protein, which translates into the protein MTHTHEVSNQVPPHTGRDIAAHPALFEGLHREGAGWAESEVRALGALANSEPAQEWGRLANEHPPVLRTHDRFGNRIDEVDYLPQYHELMRTAVEHGLHGAPWADERAGAHVARAAKVMAWGVADAGHLCPISMTYAVVPALRATPELSARYEPLLTNRVYDHGLRPPLGKGGLIAGMSMTEKQGGSDVRANTTRAVPQPDGSYRLTGHKWFTSAPMSDLFLTLAQTDGGLSCFLVPRVLPDGARNAFFLQRLKDKLGNKSNASAEIEYADAVGWLVGPQGRGVRTIIEMVNMTRLDCALMAASGMRIGVANAVHHATHRSVFGARLLEQPAMVNVLADLAIESEAATTVVLRLAGAVDRAIRGDSQEAAVRRVGLAVTKYWLCKRWSAHAAESLECLGGNGYVEESGLPRLYREAPLVSIWEGSGNVAALDTLRAMVREPDTIEAFFGELELAAGTDARYDDALALLRKEFADTDDLQYRARHVVERMALLLQGGLLLRHGDPAVADAFAASRLAGDWGVAFGTLPRGLDTGRVLARARVAD